In the Dromaius novaehollandiae isolate bDroNov1 chromosome 25, bDroNov1.hap1, whole genome shotgun sequence genome, CAACACATTGTCCTCCTTCTACCTGCTACTGAGCTTCCTAAACTATGTTGCAACACAGAGGCATTGCCTGGATTAACCAACCCAGATTAGCCCTGAAAGGCCCATGAAATACACTTTGAAGCCCTTCAGCAGCAATCCAGGCAACCACAGCTCTTAAACCAGATGGAGACAGAAGTAACTGACAACCCTGCAAGGCAAAGGCCTTCCACACTGAAGGTAATTAAATCCCTACACCTCACAGCACCTTTCAACTGGTGGCAGGAGAAGACACTTTCTTGCAGCTTCTGAGTTGACATAGTAGAAAAGAGAAACAGTAACTGACTtctctcctgccccactgcagtACACACTCACTCGTGACACAGATGGGATTCTTCCAACATACCAAGTCGCCCTCTGTAGCCTTCTTCCACTATTTGAAATAAGCAATACGGCTAAACTAAACCAGGATCCTTTCAGCACTTAGCTTTGAGAGAAACAACCAAGCAGAACAAGCGTTACCTGTTTCTTCAGCCTTCCCTTGTCTTCGGTTTTCACATCTGTAGATTCATTAAAAATCCTGAGGCACTCTTCCATGGGATCTGACTCAAAGTCCAAGTCTTTCTCAAGTATGGAATAATCAATGTCATCAGATGTTGAGGAAGACGACGACGATGACTTTGACAACTTAGAGCGCTTCACACTCTTTGTCTCTTCATTTTCACTCTGAGAGTCCGAACGACAGCCATCACCATCCGAGTCCGAGCTTACATCAAGTAACGTGGACGGCAAAGGTCGGCTTTTGTCCTCATCATCCCCACTCTCATCTCCGAACAGGTCAACATGACTCAAACTCCGTTGCTTCCGACCCTTCTTTGGATCCCCTTTCTCTTTAGAactgaccttttctttctttcgtTCCAGTGCTGGAGCTTTGGTccctttgtctttgtttttatgaCCAGAGGTTTCCTTACCGTTTTTCAAGTCTGATGTTTTTACTTTGGAGTCTTTCTTGCTGCTCCCCAGCTTCTCTGTGCTAGGGCCTTTGATGGCACCCTCATTCTTGCTTTTCCCTGAACTCCTGCTGGGGGacttggatttttctttcttaagccCATCCAATTTTTCtgacttttgcttttcaggtttttttaaattcCCATCAGTTTTGACTTTGCTACTTTTCTCTTTACAGTTTTTCTCCtcgttttttgtttttaccttttcttctttcttgggcattttgtctttttctgtacttttacttttctctttcttaccAGCCTCATTGAGGCTAGGCGTTTTACTAAgatctgatttcttcttttttgttttgtctttcgaGTCTTTGTTTTTATCTTCAATATCCTGGTCATTCTTGCCAGAAcacaattttgctgcttttgcattcTTTTCTGATACATTTTTAGTAAGATTTTTCTGTGAACTTGGAACATCTTCCATGTCGTATTGCACTGTCATTTCTTTGATACCCTGGGAAGCAGAGTCTTCCAGTTTGGTGCTCTGCTCTTTGTTGGATAACCCATCGTTTGATTCACTTTCAGAACCAGCTTTTGATTGTGAACTAACAGAAGTCGGCTTATACTCCGCATCGGCCTCATCTTCAGAGGAGGAGAACCTGGCACACACTTCATAGTCATCCAGTTCTTCACATAGCTTCTTTGGTGAAGGAGAGTAACATTCCTCATAACTAGGCACCCGACTCCGTTTAGACCCCTTTGGCTCCTTTGTTGTGGCTTTGCTCAAGAGCCTGGCTGAGTAATTCGAAAGCGGGTCATATTCCAAGTCTGTAGAAGGCTTGGAGTCATCGATCACATATTTATTGTTAGTGACAGTGCAACTGTATTTTTTAGTCTGTGCTACAGCCTTGGGAACATATTCCAATGAGCTACCTTTAGATCGGGAAGTATCCAAAGTGTATTTATTTGACTGGCTAGCAGCAGCTAGAGGAGTAGGGTTGTAGTCCGGGTTATTATTTAAATTGTAGCTACCTGGATTATACTCTAAGGAGATAAAAGAATCAGTTTCTGTCACAGCAGCTGACACGGGTGTTTGGGAAATAAGTGAAGAGGCCTCTGAAGTGCCAAATTCCTTTGTCGTTTCTAGCAGCTCCTCATActttttctgctctctctcaACTTCATTTTTGACCGCCTCAATGGCCTTGTTGACCAACTCCAGCTCCAAAATGCCGGGTGTCATGTCTGTAATGTCAGCCAGGGCACCATTCTCCGCTTGCAGCGAGGGCCTCGGAAGATCTGGATTATAGGGATCATAGCCACGTTctgtaaaggagaaagaaaaggaatttacaACCA is a window encoding:
- the REXO1 gene encoding RNA exonuclease 1 homolog isoform X2, with amino-acid sequence MNKYLQYLLTPGSSERGYDPYNPDLPRPSLQAENGALADITDMTPGILELELVNKAIEAVKNEVEREQKKYEELLETTKEFGTSEASSLISQTPVSAAVTETDSFISLEYNPGSYNLNNNPDYNPTPLAAASQSNKYTLDTSRSKGSSLEYVPKAVAQTKKYSCTVTNNKYVIDDSKPSTDLEYDPLSNYSARLLSKATTKEPKGSKRSRVPSYEECYSPSPKKLCEELDDYEVCARFSSSEDEADAEYKPTSVSSQSKAGSESESNDGLSNKEQSTKLEDSASQGIKEMTVQYDMEDVPSSQKNLTKNVSEKNAKAAKLCSGKNDQDIEDKNKDSKDKTKKKKSDLSKTPSLNEAGKKEKSKSTEKDKMPKKEEKVKTKNEEKNCKEKSSKVKTDGNLKKPEKQKSEKLDGLKKEKSKSPSRSSGKSKNEGAIKGPSTEKLGSSKKDSKVKTSDLKNGKETSGHKNKDKGTKAPALERKKEKVSSKEKGDPKKGRKQRSLSHVDLFGDESGDDEDKSRPLPSTLLDVSSDSDGDGCRSDSQSENEETKSVKRSKLSKSSSSSSSTSDDIDYSILEKDLDFESDPMEECLRIFNESTDVKTEDKGRLKKQLSKEEGNEEKTEDTLTTLFPGQKRRISHLVKQGNAEVPSKPVIRPYRPPTAQEVCYQRIQLAQQQAAQLAVAVQKASLSLPGEKKRIAHVPNVALAAAVKQSPAGSKKTVPGRNVTPSNDSEAPTLSLKACTLAGMASKTTSTTVPKRIAHVPSLQSASLQRPVIPTEFGAKVPTNIRQRYLNLFIDECLKFCSSSQEAFDKALSEEKVAYERSTSRNIYLNVAVNTLKKLRSLAPNSPTSTNKTSNKKVVSHEAVLGGKLAAKTSFTLNRSGSLRAEDLTGAALYRRLKEYLMTEEQLKENGYPMPHPEKPGRAVLFTAEEKKTIDSSCRICCRCGTEYMVSASGNCIRKEECVHHWGRLRKQRVPGGWETHYSCCSGAVGSPGCQVAKQHVHDGRKESLDGFVKTFEKLPTTDGYPGIYALDCEMCYTKQGLELTRVTVINSDLKVVYDTFVKPDTKVVDYNTRFSGVTEEDLENTSITLRDVQAVLLNMFSADTILIGHSLESDLFALKLIHGTVVDTAIVFPHRLGLPYKRALRTLMADYLKRIIQDNVEGHDSSEDARACMELMVWKIKEDAKVKR